The genomic stretch aaaaaaatttgaaaaaggaaaaGGCAGGCAGATTTTTAGACTAAACTCAGACTTTTGGAGATTTGATTGTTAGATATATACAGACACCTACGAGagaggaaaatatacagaaaatcAGCAACTGTTTCTTCCTTGTTTGTGTGATTCTcagtttgttcaacctgttcaatcaactctgttttctttcaagtatcagctgagttcattggttgattcacattgtttgtttctcctggatttggtctgtcttggagctttgtttctactgcattgtttgctgctgtctttctgccatttttccatcgactctaactgtatcttgcactggaAGCTGTTCtatttgttacctgctgttactgctgctgtttctgtTGCCATTGTCATTCTACTGACTTCCTTTCTTCTTCGATTGTAAGCATTCCCAGGTACACACTCCTGAAACCTTGTTGgctgaaagtttgaagtttgaagctgaaataaagaaatgaacatccgTTTACTTTACGATCCTTATGTTCAAAAAAATAGTTTGAATAGTAGCTTGGTCTGTATTTGTTTAAATTAGTTCCAACCACGATTGCTCTGTATGAATTATGCACATCTTGATTGACATATCAGATAATATTGTTGTTAGATCAGACGTATTTTCAATGTGTATAACCATTAGGTTTCGATTTAGCTATGACAGTATAATATAGAATCgtggcaagcatctgtatgtattttgtctagacttttgaactgtcaaatctgttatatttggttccatttaatttcaagataaatgtaccccaagctaATTCTCATGTGGTGTTACTTTAACAGGATGGCCATATATGCCAACCCTCTTGTTAGATTACTTGTtcctatataggttcgatatgggtttcgatatagattcactgtttcgaaataatgcgactactttttgagttcaattaatagtagttttcctaataaacaactgatttcatttatcaagcccaaatgagctagttttaaaattcaaactGGAAGGttgtttaatgtaaatttagtgtacgttattagtttgcttgcaatcccccttagcaaattaacaaaGCTCATTCACTCCTTGAAGACAAGGCATTAGGTAATTCTcatctcataaacaaccaattaggtaatcaaacaaaattcggattcgtcaaacatagtagatatttagtatgtagttgcttaaacaagtaagtttggtctttctcttttatttttagagacaaatgtaatagaaatgtagtcgctttaggacaTCCTTTtctaaaaaatgagacgagcctcgccaaacaaaaatgcaaattgcggggccctcaataattgatcataataaatacttagaatttgggatagactgtttagtgaattccactgccttccccaaagataataacgcgttagactctttaggcgcgacttaattaaattacattcttaaattcgggtgcgcatttatgtgacccaaattcaaatctcaacggagtcgaaatgtgttaacaactacgggtgcattgattgtgacgtggttcgagatgcattttcacgacgttgcaattctataaaaataaatgataataataaaagcggtttaaacttaataaaagcacataagtcacaacatgtatttaaatcagatatttagccattataacaatttaagcgaccgtgctagaaccacgggattcgagggtgcctaacaccttccctcgggtcaacagaattccttacttagaatttctggttcgcagacttcatttggaaaagtcgaaaatttcctcgatttgggattcaagataaaccggtgacttgggacaccaaaaaccaaacctttcccaagtggcgactctgaattaaataaataatctcatttcgaatattgtcacttaaattagaaaaactcccctcgcgcattttaacccttcggggcgggcgcgcaaaaaggaggtgtgacattagtCATAGTTATTATTTAGGGAGTcaactctctctctatatatatataataatcagtttaaaatataaattattatgACTTATAGTATTTTTATATAGTTTTTAttataaaatttttattttaaaaaaaaataaaaatctatacCTAATTTATGgtcaaagttaaaaaaaaaaaattgacccTCGTGATTTGAACCATGATTAATAAATTGAGACGGAGGAAGTACTAAATATAGGGTATCCCATAGGCTTAAGGCTAGATCTGTCTCTTATTTGAGTCAAAAGTGAGGTGTTGGGGGATAAGTGCATAGATTTGTCATTTTGAGAGATGCTATATGAGAGATGCTGTTAGGGATTAGCCGGCACTTATTTTGATccgaaattttaaataaaaaatcttAACTTCAAtacaatttaatttatttttgtcctaaaaaattaaattaaaaaattaaaattaagatGGTGGGATAACAGGCTAACGTGAGGCCAAAACTGGCTGCAGACGGAAAAAAGCAGAGAGGTTCTCTTCTATGGCTCTGTTTGCCCATGTGAGGTTGCTCCCCCAGCAGCACACCACTTTGTTGATTTCACCATCTTTCACTAAACATAATAAATCAAACTTCCCCCAACAATTCAAACTTGAGAATTATATTGCAATTTCCAAGAGAGCAATACCCATCATTTCCATACATGCCTTAGCAGCAAAGACAACAGAGCACTCAGATTCCAAAGTCCAATCACTTCCCCCAACTTCCGTTAATGGTAAGCATAAAAAGGAATACACCATTCATATGCCTAGGCAATTTCAGAATTTAAATTTTGTGGATTCAGTCTTTAAATTCCCATACCATTCAATTTAATGGGCAATTGAAATTATAATTTAGAAATTAATACTCATTCCGTTTCAGTTTATGTGTCATATATTAGACTATTCCAAAAAGAATTCTATATTTGAAAATTAACTTTACATTTTTTACTGTAACCTTAATAACAAGCTTTTATAGACCTACAAATGTTACCACATGTTTATGTCATAAATTTCAAAAGTTTTATAGACGCATAAATATTATGGCATATTTAAAATCACAAATTTCAAATGTtcatttctttcttaaactccaCGTCGATTCAAATTATGTCACATATATTAAAACAAACGAGTATTATGTTTCTGTATTGAAAATACTAGATTAAGCAGTGATAGCAGGCTGTATTCCCTTCTGTTCATGTGATAAACCATCGTTTGGCCTCTCCCTGAATTTCTATGTCTATTTTatgataatttttttaatttattgtaTGGACGATGGAAATATCAATTTGAAAGGATGGGCTGCGTTTGCAAAAAATGTGTCGGGGGAATGGGATGGGTTTGGAGCAGAATTTACAAATCAAGGTAAGCCGATTGAATTACCAGAAAATGTAGTACCTGAAGCTTATAGGGAGTGGGAAGTGAAGGTATTCGATTGGCAAACTCAATGCCCCACTCTTGCTCAAGGCGATGACGCCTTCTCGTTCATGTACAAGTCCATTCGGCTACTTCCTACTGTCGGCTGTGAAGCTGATGCTGCTACTAGGCATAGTATCAACGAGAGGAGTATTGTTGATGACAACGTTTCTGCTTTTGCGTATCAATCCAGTGGATGTTATGTAGCCGCCTGGTCCAATGAAAATAAGGCAAATCCCTATAAGTCATGGGAATTGGAGCATTGTTTGATTGATCCTCGGGAGAAGGAGTCGAGGGTGCGGATCATTCAGGTTAGAGGTTATCATCCGTTTATTGATTTAACCCGTTTTGACCTGCTCAAGTTTGACCTGGCCTGTCTATTTGACACCTCCAATTCAGGTCGTGCGCCTTGAAGATTCTAAGTTGGTATTGCAAAATGTTAAGGTGTTTTGCGAGCATTGGTATGGCCCGTTTCGAAACGGGGATCAGTTGGGTGGTTGTGCTATTCAAGATTCTGCATTTGCTTCTACCCAAGCCTTGGACCCTGCTCAGCTCATTGGTGTTTGGGAGGGTAAGCATGCGATCTCCAGCTTTGACAATGCTCCCCAAGTAAGCACTAAATAACCCTTTACGATCTCCTACGTGTTGAATTGCGTAACCATCTCACTAGGAAATTCTTAGTGCTTTTTGCGTGGCGGTGAGAGTTGAAACCAGGACCTCTTGCCTGATGTAATACCATATTGAATTGTGTGACCATCTTGTCCAAAAACTTAAGTTGTTAGAGAGCACGCTTTCtaattacttaattatattatgtCTCAACCGTATCATCCTCCTATCATCAAGTTGACGCATGCTTTCTTTTTGTTACTTCCAAAGCTAACTAACATTACATGACATACAGTCCTTAGTGCTGAATGTCCTGCGCAACAAAAAACAATCTAAAATCATAGTGATTGtagcaccccccccccccccccgcgttGTTTTTGGTACAGCATCAAGAACTTTATTTGGCAGTAGAATTGTAGATTATAACATTCATGTGTCTTGACTTCAAGTTTATCAAGAATTGGGTTTTGAGATTTTTATCATACATTAGCCATTTGCTTGACTTCCTATCCCCAGAAGTTGACAACCATAATCTCATTTGTCACTTTTTGCTGCCTTGCTTTAGTTTAGGAAGAAATCTAGTAGACTGAGAATTGGATTTCTGCTAAAGCAAAGCCAATTATCTTCACAAACCAAAATTGATTCTTGCTTACCTTTCTATACATCTGGGGAGAGCACATGGATAATTCTCGCAGCGTTGAACTATTTGTGACGTCTGCACTTGTACCGATGCTTCATACAGAAGTTCTGGGAAAGAGTAATAGGGAGTAATCGTGTTGAGTAATAGGGAGTGGTCGTGTTATTCTTCACATCTCTGTTGCCTGCAGTTAAAAATAAGCTGATCTTAAGGCCATTGTTCTATCCTATCCAATAAATTAATCAACTAATGTTATTCAGGTAAAATATGGGCGAaaaatgcagcaacaccagctgTTCTTTTGAGTCatcaaaattataaaacaattgaAATAACTATTAGTATTCGGAACAACGTTTTCTTCTATGCATGGGTTGTGGTATCTAAAAAGCTAGCTAGATAGAAATGATTATCAACTTTAGTGCTGTTACTCTTGCCCAGTTAAGGACGATAGACCTTCTAACGGATCCTTAATTAGGGGCACGTGAACCCATGGTCTCTCCGCCAAACTAGATATTTTATGtgcatattttttaaaattgatCTAATATTATATGTTGGCACCCATGCTCCAAAAAGGCTAAATGGTACACTTGTTTTAATGTTGAGTTATTTACCTAGAGGAGCAGGGATCGATTCCAACttaatactttttttttcttctatgtttAATGGTGCACCCATGTTATAGAAATTCTAGATCCGCCTCAGTTAATCTTTCAATGAAAATACCATTTTAGTCCGCGCAGGCAATAAACCTTCACACACTAATCAACAAGAATTCAAAATACCGACTTGATGGCAGAGTAGTTACAAAGTAAAAATCGACAAATTGAATAGTGTACCAAACAACATCTTATTGATTTGACTTTTCAGCTTACCCCGTTTCTATTGTAGTTGTAGTAGTAGTTTCATGCTTGCAATCTACTGCAACTGAACTTGCTTTCTAGGGAATTAGTAATCCTGGAAAAAATTGACTTGCAATGTCTGTGTTAAATAATTAATAGCATGTCAGCATCAGAAGGAATAAGTAATGGAGAGTTCTGAATTACACTGCCAGAAAGTTCAAGAGCTCGTCGATGACAGCACCAGGAAGACAGTTAGAGATGAATTAGATCTTGTTTTGCTCCCAAGGCAACTCTGGTGTTGTTTGAAAGACGTTGCAGGTGGCGAAACTTGCTGCGAAGTTGGGTGGCTGTTCGAAAAGGGACGTGCCATGACGTCCAAATGCATATTCTCTGATGATGGGAAGTTAAAGGCAAGTAGTTTTCTTATTGTTTTGTCCTAACAAGGAAATTTTTTGGTTATTTATTCTCAGTCTCGCTTTTAGCTTATACTGCATCTATATTGAAGATATTTTATGATAGCATATTAATATGAATATAATTCCCAGTCCGCCATCATATCTTATACCTATTTGTGAAATTTATTAGAGGAAAGACCAGGCGTCTCTGATTCTACAGAATCAGCCTGTTCTTTAATCTCTATTTTCTATTGGCGAAGGCCTCTGTTGATAACCATGCTCTGAGAGGTTATATTTTGAATAGATTTGCTCCACTGAATAGTGTAGCAGTGGTTAGGATTTTGTCTTGAATTTTTAATCTATTAAGACTTTCTTTCTTGAAGGAAGGGAAAAAGACCCCTAAAAGAAATAAATCTCATAAATCTTCTTAATATGccttatccttttttttttttttaagggcAAGTTGAGAATCTTTGCTTCTCAGTTCTCACAGTAACAAGACAGCCTCCACAATGTAGTCATTTAAAGAATTTTGTTTAGGGGGAGAATTTATTCTTCCGATAAGTCTTTTTTATATTAGTAGATTGATGTAGGTCACTTGACCAATCATATTAAGTTATTATGTATTTTTTAATAGATTTTGTTGTATTGTCTATATATCATCATTCAAGATTTATATTTA from Nicotiana sylvestris chromosome 12, ASM39365v2, whole genome shotgun sequence encodes the following:
- the LOC104237822 gene encoding uncharacterized protein, coding for MALFAHVRLLPQQHTTLLISPSFTKHNKSNFPQQFKLENYIAISKRAIPIISIHALAAKTTEHSDSKVQSLPPTSVNGWAAFAKNVSGEWDGFGAEFTNQGKPIELPENVVPEAYREWEVKVFDWQTQCPTLAQGDDAFSFMYKSIRLLPTVGCEADAATRHSINERSIVDDNVSAFAYQSSGCYVAAWSNENKANPYKSWELEHCLIDPREKESRVRIIQVVRLEDSKLVLQNVKVFCEHWYGPFRNGDQLGGCAIQDSAFASTQALDPAQLIGVWEGKHAISSFDNAPQKVQELVDDSTRKTVRDELDLVLLPRQLWCCLKDVAGGETCCEVGWLFEKGRAMTSKCIFSDDGKLKEIAIACESAASTE